ACCCTGCCGCTTGATGGCTTCCAACTGCATTTGCAGGGCTTTGGCCCGTTCGCTGGGCAGGATATTTTCACGCTGATTGGTGTTGTCCTCTACCATCTGCGTGATGGCCTGTTCGTCCGTCATGTTGCGGATAATACAAGGCATATCCGCAAATCCAGCTAATTCGCTGGCTTTCTGGCGGCGGTGACCTGATACGATTTCATAGCCGCCATCTTCACGGGGGCGCACAATGGCAGGCTGGGTAACGCCCTTGTCCTTAACGCTTTCCACCATAGCCGCCATTTCTTCATCATTACGAACCTGAAACGGGTGGTCTTTGAAAGCGTGAAGCTCGAAAAGATTAAGGTAAACAATCTGTTCCTGTTCGCCGGGGCGGGGTGCTTCCCTCGGTTCGGGCGGCAGCTCCGGGGCAGAGGGCGGCGTTTCCTGCTGTGCCTGTTCCTTAGCTTGCGGGAAAGCAGAAGCCCCGCCGCCAATTTCTGCGGTCTGTTTCGGTTTATCCGGTTTCTCCGACTTTACGGCCTTTGGTGCTTTTTCCTGTTTGACAGGGCGGGCAGGCTTTTTGTCTGCTTTTTCGGTGGTTTTAGGTGGACGGCCTTTCGGTTTTCTGCCCGGTTGTTCCGGTTTTGCCGCTTTTTCTGCTGGCTCCGCTTCCTGTTTTTCGAGGGTAGTCTGTTCCGCTTCCTTTACCGCCGCCTGTTTCCCGGAAACAATCTCATTGATTTTGTCAAAGGAAACCACCACATCACCGGGGGCGGGAATGTCAATGCGATTAGGTTCTTCCGGTCTGTCCTTATCGGATTCAGACAGGGCGGTTTCGTCCTCACGGGGAAGTGCCGCTGTTTCCTCGGCGGTCTTTTCCGGAGCAGGAGCTTCTCCGCCAATCTCCGGCATGGGAGCAGGCGTGTTTTTTTCTTCTGCTGTTGCTTCCTGGGCCGGGGCGGTTTTTACTTCGTCCGGCTTGTTTGGCTCATTTTTTGTCATGCGTTTTTCCTCCTTATCTGTTTTATGTCATGAAAAAAGGGACTTGATTTTTTAGGTCAAGCCCCAACGGGATATTTGCAATCCCTCCTTTCAATTTCGGGTCAAGTTGACCCGAAGTTCCGCTATCCAGATACAAAAATACCGCCCATCTTGTCCAATTGGGCGGTATCCTGTGTAATGTGATAGCTCATATTTTATTTTAGTATTCCCTTATCCCGCATAGAATAAGGGTTTTTGCAGTTTTCCTAATACATTTGGCTCATATGTGGATACAGTAGGAAAAAATAGAAAGGCGATAGAAGAGTATATAAAAAATCAACAAAATGAAGATATGATCGCCGATCAAATAAGTATTAAAGAATATATGGACCCTTTTAAGGGTGGCAAGTAACAGTTAAATTGCGGCTGGCGATACTTTTACACGTGCTTAAGGCACAATGCTGGTAAAATGCCCTTATAGGGCTTAAGAAAAACCACCAGCTTAGCTGGTGGATATTTATTATTAATAAAATGTTAATATGAAGTGGTGGTTGAATTTGTAATAATTTCAAGATGTGGTATTATATTATTTGTGATAGAAATATTAGTAAATATATTATTGTAATTTTATGCTGAGATGTTTAGATGAATAGGTAAAATAGTGGGAAAATTGAAAATCATATATGAAGGAGAAGTGATATGAACAAAAATCAGATTTGGCAAATTGTTAGACAAAGGGATT
The DNA window shown above is from Haloimpatiens massiliensis and carries:
- a CDS encoding ParB/RepB/Spo0J family partition protein encodes the protein MTKNEPNKPDEVKTAPAQEATAEEKNTPAPMPEIGGEAPAPEKTAEETAALPREDETALSESDKDRPEEPNRIDIPAPGDVVVSFDKINEIVSGKQAAVKEAEQTTLEKQEAEPAEKAAKPEQPGRKPKGRPPKTTEKADKKPARPVKQEKAPKAVKSEKPDKPKQTAEIGGGASAFPQAKEQAQQETPPSAPELPPEPREAPRPGEQEQIVYLNLFELHAFKDHPFQVRNDEEMAAMVESVKDKGVTQPAIVRPREDGGYEIVSGHRRQKASELAGFADMPCIIRNMTDEQAITQMVEDNTNQRENILPSERAKALQMQLEAIKRQGARTGNGQRSNEVVAERNKMTVKQVQRYIKLNELVPDLMKMVDEKKIAFTPAVELAFIKPKNQRYIAIAIEGQQSAPSLSQAQRMRDLDQKKLLNPDVIDGIMLEEKKEADKVIISSQELSQYFGKEKTPREMKDTIMKLLEENKAKLKEVSAPQKKAEQEK